In Apis cerana isolate GH-2021 linkage group LG5, AcerK_1.0, whole genome shotgun sequence, a single genomic region encodes these proteins:
- the LOC107997651 gene encoding homeobox protein SIX1 isoform X4 → MMAYGGTTGNGGAMGPSSGGTDVLGSTGDYSPQGTPTPLTGHTAGPVEATTYGPGTGPASYSPQDSPASSAGGGSGSNGQLPSFGFTQEQVACVCEVLQQAGSVERLGRFLWSLPACTRLHRHESVLKAKAIVAFHRGHFKELYRILESHTFSPHNHQKLQALWLKAHYIEAERLRGRPLGAVGKYRVRRKFPLPRTIWDGEETSYCFKEKSRSVLRDWYATNPYPSPREKRELAESTGLTTTQVSNWFKNRRQRDRAAEHSGQREDKTHGGGLGDSSSESGDDTKRQAVSQQQQQQPSSCVVQQQQQQQQMVDHQQTSGMYQLPPPVSVSSPHSYHQGHGSTLSHPHTPTHHMQHHDTGSESGDDKRNLHHQLQHHLQDYLITPTSADLQKSLPHTATSMQMGAIAPSMGGLSPMGPSTMLPNTMQSVNTMNTMSMNGIGMGAYQGMGSMGMSTSHGSFHNGLVLGDYHSL, encoded by the exons ATGATGGCCTACGGAGGAACCACCGGAAACGGAGGTGCAATGGGACCTTCTTCTGGTGGTACAGATGTTTTGGGCTCGACTGGTGATTACAGTCCACAAGGGACACCGACACCACTCACGGGACACACTGCCGGACCCGTTGAAGCAACTACCTACGGTCCTGGAACGGGACCAGCGAGTTATAGCCCCCAAGACAGTCCTGCGAGCTCTGCCGGCGGTGGTAGCGGTAGTAATGGACAACTTCCCAGCTTCGGATTTACGCAGGAACAAGTCGCATGCGTTTGTGAG GTTCTCCAACAGGCAGGCTCTGTGGAGAGGCTTGGCAGGTTCCTGTGGTCCCTGCCAGCGTGCACTAGGTTGCATCGTCACGAGAGTGTGCTGAAAGCTAAGGCGATTGTCGCCTTCCATCGGGGCCACTTCAAGGAACTGTACAGGATTCTTGAGAGTCATACATTCAGTCCGCACAATCATCAGAAACTGCAAGCTCTCTGGCTCAAGGCTCATTACATAGAGGCCGAGAGATTGAGAGGAAGGCCTCTGGGTGCAGTTG gAAAATATCGCGTTCGGCGTAAATTTCCTCTGCCCCGTACTATTTGGGACGGCGAGGAGACATCTTACTGCTTCAAGGAGAAATCCAGAAGCGTTCTGAGGGATTGGTACGCTACTAATCCTTATCCTTCGCCTCGTGAAAAGCGAGAATTGGCAGAAAGCACGGGACTCACTACTACGCAAGTCAGCAACTGGTTCAAGAACCGGAGACAAAGGGATCGTGCAGCTGAACATAg TGGGCAACGGGAAGACAAGACTCATGGCGGAGGACTAGGTGATTCGAGCAGCGAAAGTGGGGACGACACGAAGAGACAAGCGGTGAgccagcagcagcaacaacagccGTCCTCTTGCGTTGTtcagcaacaacagcaacagcaacagATGGTGGATCACCAACAGACATCGGGCATGTATCAACTTCCTCCTCCGGTCTCGGTGTCCAGCCCTCACTCGTACCACCAAGGCCACGGCTCGACCTTGAGTCATCCTCACACGCCGACGCACCACATGCAGCACCACGATACCGGAAGCGAGAGCGGCGACGACAAACGAAACCTTCATCACCAGTTGCAACACCATCTCCAG GATTACCTAATCACACCGACCTCGGCGGATCTACAAAAGTCGCTCCCGCACACAGCCACGTCGATGCAGATGGGTGCTATAGCTCCTTCCATGGGCGGGCTGAGCCCGATGGGTCCATCGACCATGCTCCCGAACACGATGCAAAGCGTGAACACGATGAACACTATGTCGATGAACGGGATTGGAATGGGCGCGTATCAGGGAATGGGCTCCATGGGGATGTCTACGTCGCACGGTAGTTTTCACAACGGGTTGGTGTTAGGCGATTATCACTCGTTGTGA
- the LOC107997651 gene encoding homeobox protein six1a isoform X2, giving the protein MMAYGGTTGNGGAMGPSSGGTDVLGSTGDYSPQGTPTPLTGHTAGPVEATTYGPGTGPASYSPQDSPASSAGGGSGSNGQLPSFGFTQEQVACVCEVLQQAGSVERLGRFLWSLPACTRLHRHESVLKAKAIVAFHRGHFKELYRILESHTFSPHNHQKLQALWLKAHYIEAERLRGRPLGAVGKYRVRRKFPLPRTIWDGEETSYCFKEKSRSVLRDWYATNPYPSPREKRELAESTGLTTTQVSNWFKNRRQRDRAAEHSGQREDKTHGGGLGDSSSESGDDTKRQAVSQQQQQQPSSCVVQQQQQQQQMVDHQQTSGMYQLPPPVSVSSPHSYHQGHGSTLSHPHTPTHHMQHHDTGSESGDDKRNLHHQLQHHLQVGAHGTHGLVHPTATLPPPPPSCAQQKSQLDYMQYYGPQDYLITPTSADLQKSLPHTATSMQMGAIAPSMGGLSPMGPSTMLPNTMQSVNTMNTMSMNGIGMGAYQGMGSMGMSTSHGSFHNGLVLGDYHSL; this is encoded by the exons ATGATGGCCTACGGAGGAACCACCGGAAACGGAGGTGCAATGGGACCTTCTTCTGGTGGTACAGATGTTTTGGGCTCGACTGGTGATTACAGTCCACAAGGGACACCGACACCACTCACGGGACACACTGCCGGACCCGTTGAAGCAACTACCTACGGTCCTGGAACGGGACCAGCGAGTTATAGCCCCCAAGACAGTCCTGCGAGCTCTGCCGGCGGTGGTAGCGGTAGTAATGGACAACTTCCCAGCTTCGGATTTACGCAGGAACAAGTCGCATGCGTTTGTGAG GTTCTCCAACAGGCAGGCTCTGTGGAGAGGCTTGGCAGGTTCCTGTGGTCCCTGCCAGCGTGCACTAGGTTGCATCGTCACGAGAGTGTGCTGAAAGCTAAGGCGATTGTCGCCTTCCATCGGGGCCACTTCAAGGAACTGTACAGGATTCTTGAGAGTCATACATTCAGTCCGCACAATCATCAGAAACTGCAAGCTCTCTGGCTCAAGGCTCATTACATAGAGGCCGAGAGATTGAGAGGAAGGCCTCTGGGTGCAGTTG gAAAATATCGCGTTCGGCGTAAATTTCCTCTGCCCCGTACTATTTGGGACGGCGAGGAGACATCTTACTGCTTCAAGGAGAAATCCAGAAGCGTTCTGAGGGATTGGTACGCTACTAATCCTTATCCTTCGCCTCGTGAAAAGCGAGAATTGGCAGAAAGCACGGGACTCACTACTACGCAAGTCAGCAACTGGTTCAAGAACCGGAGACAAAGGGATCGTGCAGCTGAACATAg TGGGCAACGGGAAGACAAGACTCATGGCGGAGGACTAGGTGATTCGAGCAGCGAAAGTGGGGACGACACGAAGAGACAAGCGGTGAgccagcagcagcaacaacagccGTCCTCTTGCGTTGTtcagcaacaacagcaacagcaacagATGGTGGATCACCAACAGACATCGGGCATGTATCAACTTCCTCCTCCGGTCTCGGTGTCCAGCCCTCACTCGTACCACCAAGGCCACGGCTCGACCTTGAGTCATCCTCACACGCCGACGCACCACATGCAGCACCACGATACCGGAAGCGAGAGCGGCGACGACAAACGAAACCTTCATCACCAGTTGCAACACCATCTCCAGGTCGGTGCTCACGGTACTCATGGCTTGGTACATCCCACGGCGACCTTGCCACCACCGCCACCCAGCTGCGCCCAGCAGAAGAGCCAGTTGGACTATATGCAATACTATGGTCCACAG GATTACCTAATCACACCGACCTCGGCGGATCTACAAAAGTCGCTCCCGCACACAGCCACGTCGATGCAGATGGGTGCTATAGCTCCTTCCATGGGCGGGCTGAGCCCGATGGGTCCATCGACCATGCTCCCGAACACGATGCAAAGCGTGAACACGATGAACACTATGTCGATGAACGGGATTGGAATGGGCGCGTATCAGGGAATGGGCTCCATGGGGATGTCTACGTCGCACGGTAGTTTTCACAACGGGTTGGTGTTAGGCGATTATCACTCGTTGTGA
- the LOC107997651 gene encoding homeobox protein SIX1 isoform X3 has protein sequence MMAYGGTTGNGGAMGPSSGGTDVLGSTGDYSPQGTPTPLTGHTAGPVEATTYGPGTGPASYSPQDSPASSAGGGSGSNGQLPSFGFTQEQVACVCEAMVSSVQVLQQAGSVERLGRFLWSLPACTRLHRHESVLKAKAIVAFHRGHFKELYRILESHTFSPHNHQKLQALWLKAHYIEAERLRGRPLGAVGKYRVRRKFPLPRTIWDGEETSYCFKEKSRSVLRDWYATNPYPSPREKRELAESTGLTTTQVSNWFKNRRQRDRAAEHSGQREDKTHGGGLGDSSSESGDDTKRQAVSQQQQQQPSSCVVQQQQQQQQMVDHQQTSGMYQLPPPVSVSSPHSYHQGHGSTLSHPHTPTHHMQHHDTGSESGDDKRNLHHQLQHHLQDYLITPTSADLQKSLPHTATSMQMGAIAPSMGGLSPMGPSTMLPNTMQSVNTMNTMSMNGIGMGAYQGMGSMGMSTSHGSFHNGLVLGDYHSL, from the exons ATGATGGCCTACGGAGGAACCACCGGAAACGGAGGTGCAATGGGACCTTCTTCTGGTGGTACAGATGTTTTGGGCTCGACTGGTGATTACAGTCCACAAGGGACACCGACACCACTCACGGGACACACTGCCGGACCCGTTGAAGCAACTACCTACGGTCCTGGAACGGGACCAGCGAGTTATAGCCCCCAAGACAGTCCTGCGAGCTCTGCCGGCGGTGGTAGCGGTAGTAATGGACAACTTCCCAGCTTCGGATTTACGCAGGAACAAGTCGCATGCGTTTGTGAG GCGATGGTGTCGTCTGTCCAGGTTCTCCAACAGGCAGGCTCTGTGGAGAGGCTTGGCAGGTTCCTGTGGTCCCTGCCAGCGTGCACTAGGTTGCATCGTCACGAGAGTGTGCTGAAAGCTAAGGCGATTGTCGCCTTCCATCGGGGCCACTTCAAGGAACTGTACAGGATTCTTGAGAGTCATACATTCAGTCCGCACAATCATCAGAAACTGCAAGCTCTCTGGCTCAAGGCTCATTACATAGAGGCCGAGAGATTGAGAGGAAGGCCTCTGGGTGCAGTTG gAAAATATCGCGTTCGGCGTAAATTTCCTCTGCCCCGTACTATTTGGGACGGCGAGGAGACATCTTACTGCTTCAAGGAGAAATCCAGAAGCGTTCTGAGGGATTGGTACGCTACTAATCCTTATCCTTCGCCTCGTGAAAAGCGAGAATTGGCAGAAAGCACGGGACTCACTACTACGCAAGTCAGCAACTGGTTCAAGAACCGGAGACAAAGGGATCGTGCAGCTGAACATAg TGGGCAACGGGAAGACAAGACTCATGGCGGAGGACTAGGTGATTCGAGCAGCGAAAGTGGGGACGACACGAAGAGACAAGCGGTGAgccagcagcagcaacaacagccGTCCTCTTGCGTTGTtcagcaacaacagcaacagcaacagATGGTGGATCACCAACAGACATCGGGCATGTATCAACTTCCTCCTCCGGTCTCGGTGTCCAGCCCTCACTCGTACCACCAAGGCCACGGCTCGACCTTGAGTCATCCTCACACGCCGACGCACCACATGCAGCACCACGATACCGGAAGCGAGAGCGGCGACGACAAACGAAACCTTCATCACCAGTTGCAACACCATCTCCAG GATTACCTAATCACACCGACCTCGGCGGATCTACAAAAGTCGCTCCCGCACACAGCCACGTCGATGCAGATGGGTGCTATAGCTCCTTCCATGGGCGGGCTGAGCCCGATGGGTCCATCGACCATGCTCCCGAACACGATGCAAAGCGTGAACACGATGAACACTATGTCGATGAACGGGATTGGAATGGGCGCGTATCAGGGAATGGGCTCCATGGGGATGTCTACGTCGCACGGTAGTTTTCACAACGGGTTGGTGTTAGGCGATTATCACTCGTTGTGA
- the LOC107997651 gene encoding homeobox protein six1a isoform X1, with the protein MMAYGGTTGNGGAMGPSSGGTDVLGSTGDYSPQGTPTPLTGHTAGPVEATTYGPGTGPASYSPQDSPASSAGGGSGSNGQLPSFGFTQEQVACVCEAMVSSVQVLQQAGSVERLGRFLWSLPACTRLHRHESVLKAKAIVAFHRGHFKELYRILESHTFSPHNHQKLQALWLKAHYIEAERLRGRPLGAVGKYRVRRKFPLPRTIWDGEETSYCFKEKSRSVLRDWYATNPYPSPREKRELAESTGLTTTQVSNWFKNRRQRDRAAEHSGQREDKTHGGGLGDSSSESGDDTKRQAVSQQQQQQPSSCVVQQQQQQQQMVDHQQTSGMYQLPPPVSVSSPHSYHQGHGSTLSHPHTPTHHMQHHDTGSESGDDKRNLHHQLQHHLQVGAHGTHGLVHPTATLPPPPPSCAQQKSQLDYMQYYGPQDYLITPTSADLQKSLPHTATSMQMGAIAPSMGGLSPMGPSTMLPNTMQSVNTMNTMSMNGIGMGAYQGMGSMGMSTSHGSFHNGLVLGDYHSL; encoded by the exons ATGATGGCCTACGGAGGAACCACCGGAAACGGAGGTGCAATGGGACCTTCTTCTGGTGGTACAGATGTTTTGGGCTCGACTGGTGATTACAGTCCACAAGGGACACCGACACCACTCACGGGACACACTGCCGGACCCGTTGAAGCAACTACCTACGGTCCTGGAACGGGACCAGCGAGTTATAGCCCCCAAGACAGTCCTGCGAGCTCTGCCGGCGGTGGTAGCGGTAGTAATGGACAACTTCCCAGCTTCGGATTTACGCAGGAACAAGTCGCATGCGTTTGTGAG GCGATGGTGTCGTCTGTCCAGGTTCTCCAACAGGCAGGCTCTGTGGAGAGGCTTGGCAGGTTCCTGTGGTCCCTGCCAGCGTGCACTAGGTTGCATCGTCACGAGAGTGTGCTGAAAGCTAAGGCGATTGTCGCCTTCCATCGGGGCCACTTCAAGGAACTGTACAGGATTCTTGAGAGTCATACATTCAGTCCGCACAATCATCAGAAACTGCAAGCTCTCTGGCTCAAGGCTCATTACATAGAGGCCGAGAGATTGAGAGGAAGGCCTCTGGGTGCAGTTG gAAAATATCGCGTTCGGCGTAAATTTCCTCTGCCCCGTACTATTTGGGACGGCGAGGAGACATCTTACTGCTTCAAGGAGAAATCCAGAAGCGTTCTGAGGGATTGGTACGCTACTAATCCTTATCCTTCGCCTCGTGAAAAGCGAGAATTGGCAGAAAGCACGGGACTCACTACTACGCAAGTCAGCAACTGGTTCAAGAACCGGAGACAAAGGGATCGTGCAGCTGAACATAg TGGGCAACGGGAAGACAAGACTCATGGCGGAGGACTAGGTGATTCGAGCAGCGAAAGTGGGGACGACACGAAGAGACAAGCGGTGAgccagcagcagcaacaacagccGTCCTCTTGCGTTGTtcagcaacaacagcaacagcaacagATGGTGGATCACCAACAGACATCGGGCATGTATCAACTTCCTCCTCCGGTCTCGGTGTCCAGCCCTCACTCGTACCACCAAGGCCACGGCTCGACCTTGAGTCATCCTCACACGCCGACGCACCACATGCAGCACCACGATACCGGAAGCGAGAGCGGCGACGACAAACGAAACCTTCATCACCAGTTGCAACACCATCTCCAGGTCGGTGCTCACGGTACTCATGGCTTGGTACATCCCACGGCGACCTTGCCACCACCGCCACCCAGCTGCGCCCAGCAGAAGAGCCAGTTGGACTATATGCAATACTATGGTCCACAG GATTACCTAATCACACCGACCTCGGCGGATCTACAAAAGTCGCTCCCGCACACAGCCACGTCGATGCAGATGGGTGCTATAGCTCCTTCCATGGGCGGGCTGAGCCCGATGGGTCCATCGACCATGCTCCCGAACACGATGCAAAGCGTGAACACGATGAACACTATGTCGATGAACGGGATTGGAATGGGCGCGTATCAGGGAATGGGCTCCATGGGGATGTCTACGTCGCACGGTAGTTTTCACAACGGGTTGGTGTTAGGCGATTATCACTCGTTGTGA
- the LOC107997651 gene encoding homeobox protein six1a isoform X5: MMAYGGTTGNGGAMGPSSGGTDVLGSTGDYSPQGTPTPLTGHTAGPVEATTYGPGTGPASYSPQDSPASSAGGGSGSNGQLPSFGFTQEQVACVCEAMVSSVQVLQQAGSVERLGRFLWSLPACTRLHRHESVLKAKAIVAFHRGHFKELYRILESHTFSPHNHQKLQALWLKAHYIEAERLRGRPLGAVGKYRVRRKFPLPRTIWDGEETSYCFKEKSRSVLRDWYATNPYPSPREKRELAESTGLTTTQVSNWFKNRRQRDRAAEHSGQREDKTHGGGLGDSSSESGDDTKRQAVSQQQQQQPSSCVVQQQQQQQQMVDHQQTSGMYQLPPPVSVSSPHSYHQGHGSTLSHPHTPTHHMQHHDTGSESGDDKRNLHHQLQHHLQVGAHGTHGLVHPTATLPPPPPSCAQQKSQLDYMQYYGPQQGKEGLLLWRRKML, encoded by the exons ATGATGGCCTACGGAGGAACCACCGGAAACGGAGGTGCAATGGGACCTTCTTCTGGTGGTACAGATGTTTTGGGCTCGACTGGTGATTACAGTCCACAAGGGACACCGACACCACTCACGGGACACACTGCCGGACCCGTTGAAGCAACTACCTACGGTCCTGGAACGGGACCAGCGAGTTATAGCCCCCAAGACAGTCCTGCGAGCTCTGCCGGCGGTGGTAGCGGTAGTAATGGACAACTTCCCAGCTTCGGATTTACGCAGGAACAAGTCGCATGCGTTTGTGAG GCGATGGTGTCGTCTGTCCAGGTTCTCCAACAGGCAGGCTCTGTGGAGAGGCTTGGCAGGTTCCTGTGGTCCCTGCCAGCGTGCACTAGGTTGCATCGTCACGAGAGTGTGCTGAAAGCTAAGGCGATTGTCGCCTTCCATCGGGGCCACTTCAAGGAACTGTACAGGATTCTTGAGAGTCATACATTCAGTCCGCACAATCATCAGAAACTGCAAGCTCTCTGGCTCAAGGCTCATTACATAGAGGCCGAGAGATTGAGAGGAAGGCCTCTGGGTGCAGTTG gAAAATATCGCGTTCGGCGTAAATTTCCTCTGCCCCGTACTATTTGGGACGGCGAGGAGACATCTTACTGCTTCAAGGAGAAATCCAGAAGCGTTCTGAGGGATTGGTACGCTACTAATCCTTATCCTTCGCCTCGTGAAAAGCGAGAATTGGCAGAAAGCACGGGACTCACTACTACGCAAGTCAGCAACTGGTTCAAGAACCGGAGACAAAGGGATCGTGCAGCTGAACATAg TGGGCAACGGGAAGACAAGACTCATGGCGGAGGACTAGGTGATTCGAGCAGCGAAAGTGGGGACGACACGAAGAGACAAGCGGTGAgccagcagcagcaacaacagccGTCCTCTTGCGTTGTtcagcaacaacagcaacagcaacagATGGTGGATCACCAACAGACATCGGGCATGTATCAACTTCCTCCTCCGGTCTCGGTGTCCAGCCCTCACTCGTACCACCAAGGCCACGGCTCGACCTTGAGTCATCCTCACACGCCGACGCACCACATGCAGCACCACGATACCGGAAGCGAGAGCGGCGACGACAAACGAAACCTTCATCACCAGTTGCAACACCATCTCCAGGTCGGTGCTCACGGTACTCATGGCTTGGTACATCCCACGGCGACCTTGCCACCACCGCCACCCAGCTGCGCCCAGCAGAAGAGCCAGTTGGACTATATGCAATACTATGGTCCACAG caggGAAAAGAGGGATTACTCTTATGGCGAAGAAAGATGTTGTGA